The Arachis duranensis cultivar V14167 chromosome 9, aradu.V14167.gnm2.J7QH, whole genome shotgun sequence genomic sequence cggccagcaagggagattcttgaagcatggcttgtctttgattctgctcaaccaccacaggaagtagctagagtggcgaagtgatggttgagacagagattgaagcagatgaagtcatcatcatcatgaagaatcaagggccagaaatccatcttagagagcaagccaaggatggagagttcggattgatgaagattgatgatcaagaaatgactagaggtaattgcatgttgggtttagcatggttatctcttctctctctatgtggccgaaccggttatgtttgttgaaggaggaagaagttggttcGATTTTTTGGCTTCAATAAGTGGAGGCTTCTCTCTTCTATAATAAGGGAGAACAACCACtgtttgaagcaaggagaaaatttgagagtgcaaggcacagagttctcagagctacctgagctaacagttttctcttctccttcaatgttctctgttttgtaatttttctgtttaattttgtcatgttttgagtctcatggaaaaaggcaaacagtgaggtttgtatgaaaaagtcatagagcggaaaaaggcagagagtgcaaaattaaaagccatagatgtcttagagttcctttgttcatctatgttgtgtttcatgattctgtaggaatccccttgtaagttgggttagcactttacaagttgtaatcagattgattatagtgaaattccatcatgtttgtgatggagaccggatgtaggctgcactacacttagcagccgaaccaggatatatctgggtgcaatcttctctcctttctactccatttctgttttctactacacaggagcaaaaaccaaaattatcttgtgccaagtgacgagacaaaaagaaaagtctcgtggctagggacgagacaaaagaaaaagtctcGTGTGCAGTGATGAGATAAAAAGACTAAAAGTTTTCAGAATTAGTCTAACAAATCAGCAAGTATCATCAAGCAAAAAAGGGgactaagattcaaccccccttatCTTAGCCACTAAAACCATCACCATATAATAGTCACCTAAAGTTTGAGAGATgaacaatttaatttaattataaaaatagaatattatataacgacatttgatttaaatatttggatTGAGCCAcgtttgaaatttaaatatgaaatttGAACTATTTTGATTTGTGAATATTAGGGttaaaagaaaagagaggaaaGCAATAAAGATGTAGAGATTTTACTCAATTAAACAACAAATAAACAAGGTTTAGGATTCGGTGGTCCCATAacgtttggaccattaaatgatccataataaaacatattttttaagttttcttaataattgttaaatagtctttttttgaatttaatgacaAATTAACCTCATatactttatttaattataaaaactattttttattttataaataattcttttatcataaatctatcatgtttattaacaatcaagAATAAAAACACTAACGAATTAGAACTTCCATTGATCCTAGCCATTCCAAtcgattaaaatattatatttgaccCGTGACGTTCGTGATAAACCATTGAAAACCAATCGATTGGACTATCacaccaatcgattgaattataactcaatcgattggattacagTTTACCATTAAACAACCGATTGAAAATTGCCATGATTTTAGCATAAGTCAATCGATTGGTCATAttaaccaatcgattgaacgaTGACGAAACAATGGATATTAAATAgacagataaaaaattaaaaaaatagatattgaGTAGATGGATGTTCCAAAGAAAAACAATgaaatttttataatcaaagaaAATGATACACGATTTCAATGGTGGGATTGAATAATTAGTGATGGATTATTCAccaatttataatgttaatattaaggaaaagataagattagagtatctaaatcaaaataaaaccgcaaaaattgaagatagaattttaaagataagatagatgaataacaagataatttctaaaaacgATAATAAGATTGAAATAGGCGTAGTACACATTTCAATTGATTGGGTAGCAcacttcaatcgattgaatttagCAAATTCATATTGTTTTggtgaattcaatcgattgagtaacaaaagcaatcgattgaattgtgagACCTCAGGTTGTTTTGaagcattcaatcgattggaaattctaaacaatcgattgaattacacAAAATCCACATTTAATTCATTGTTCAATCGATTGATTTATGCGAAAACCATGCTTCCTTGcaattttcaatcgattgtttagtGGTAAActgtaatccaatcgattggtttTCAATCAAACACGATTTTATGGTTCATCATGAACGTCACGCATTAAATATAATCTTTTAATCGATTGGAATgaccaaaaaatttattaggatcaatggaagatctaatccattattatttttgttcttaattgttaataaatatgatagatttatgataaaataattatttataaaataaaaaataatttttataattaaataaaatatgtgagattaatttataattaaataaaaaaaactatttaacaattattaaaaaaattaaaaaatatattttattatgggACTATTTAATGGTCAAAAAAAACACCGGTGCCAAATAACAAACTGCTCTAGACTAAAAATCCAGATCAAATAtttcagtttttatttaaacaaaaagtAAACCTGATTTGATGTATTTTCAAATTAGATTAGATTTGGAGTTTTGAACACACTTGTCGTTCCTCTCCCACACGTTCGGTGGTGACCAATCCACAAACTCTTGCTCTCATTCTCACCGTCAAAACCCCGAATTAAATCAAGAAGGTGAGGGTCCCAATTCTCGTGGTTTTGTACCTTTtatctaagagatgttctttaaTTTGAAACATACATAGTCTTTTATGGTGATTGTTTTCTGATTGTGTTATACGTTACCACGCTGCGTATAAAATTATATGACTAATTTCTTTAAAGTTACAAGGTATAAAATGGaaacattaaaattttagttactttaaatttaaaaatcataatatattattatgatAACTGATTATGATaatgattattaattatttgtagAAGAGGGATCAGATCATTAGCGTATCGAAGAGTCCTCAACAATGGAGTTGGAGAAAGACTAAACGAAGCCGCAAAATTTCTTCGGTAAATGCTCTTTCCTCAAATCTGTAATCATAGCTTTATTTCATTCTGTTTGTAGATACTTTTTTCACCCTTTAAGTCCTTAAAGTTTATTTTCTGAAAATATTACATAGGGTTCGATTAAACACTTAAACTACCGTCTACATGCCACAATATTTTGGGTGATGCTGAAAACTTTATGtgctttatatttatttatttttagtttaagaTGAAAATGCTCGTCCTGTAAAGTTGAGTTCCCAtttattttctgaaaattttaCATAGGATTCCGTTAAACACTTAAACTCATTTctttgaatatatatttaatattcattttttttgtcatatttttaaatctttcataaatttatttgttgttagTATTTTTAGAATTTGTTTTATTAGCAgtgcaaatttttaaatattattttaataatttatcttttttcagGATGGACTAATTTGATGATTAGttttttatatatgaataacaaaattaattttatatttataaactacagctttcataaacaaaaaatgtaatccctttttgtgttttttattttttagcgtaTTTGGTAAATTCTattagtaaaagtaaaaatactcaaaaataaaaatcatttttttaaaaaaattataatttatatttttataataaataaataaaaaatacttttattttattatatctaaatataattgataaatacaaaaaatcttTTGCACGAAATATTCAAACATAAATTCttttataagattttttaaaaaaaataactcgaataaagatattttctcATCAGATCACCAAATAAAACCTCTCCTTTCACTGTATAAGGTGAGTGTAAAatggaatttttttttagtgATAAAGGGGATAAAGTCTGACATGtgcactttattttttttttatattagtttaaCAATGGTATTTTTCTGGAACTTGGAACGTTAATTTCAAATGTGGTATCGTTTAATTTGGATTAGGAACCGATTTCTATATGTTTCACGATTTTAAAAAGCACTAAAAACGATGGTTGAGTACATCAATCATCTTAGTTccatagagaaaaaaaattagccccttgttctttcttttgttttaactCATCTAGATAGGTTCCACATTGATCTTTCatctttatattattattattattatagtatTTTATGAGTTTCAGATGGAGCATTTTGGTTCATGATGAAAATTTGATGAgcatttgataaattttacaATGAAAAACCTCATCATTGTACTTGGTTGAAAGTCATTCATGATCATAAATCCCTCACTTCCCAGATGAATCATTTTGATAATAAacatgtattttcttttttttttttctttctttcttcgcACTTTTATGAGTTGCAAGGTATCCATCTATGATATTATACTCGCTATCAGTACTGAATATATACTTCATGACATTCTCGCAAGGCTTCCGGACAGAGATTCTGCCAGAACTAGTGTTTTATCAAAGGCTTGGAGAGAAACATGGTCTACGTTTCCGATATTGTCTATTTGCAGCGATCAACTTTTTAGGAGTCAAGATGTAACGGTAGACAATTATCATAGCAAAATAGACAAAGTTATTGACTATGTTGGGAGAAAATCGCTGAGGCTCCGTGACCTAGGCTTAGCAATCAAAGAATTCAAGCTcattattgactatgtagacCATAAGTGCATGGCCCACCATGTTGATCTATGGATGAAGATGGCTATTGAAAGTTGTGGCCAAGTATTACATTTACAGCTTGGCCTCCCTGGTTACTATGTAGGGAGATACAGTCCGGACAGGCTTTATGAGCTTCCACTGAGTGTCATTGAATCCAAATCACTTACTAAGTTGGTGTTGATGGGCGGAATCAGAGTTGACCAAGAATTCCTCACCCATTCCATCAAGCTTTACTCGGTGAGAATAATAAAACTATGCAATCTACTTTTTGCACATGAAGGGATTATAGAGCGTCTCATTTCTCATTGTCCTCTAATTGAAGATTTAACGGTGGTCGATTGTGCTGTATATAACCCTCCAATTAGCGGAATTCCTCAAGTGTTTGCGTTCAGTCTTGTGGAATCACTATTCTTGCATGGTTTACATAAGCTCAAGAAAGCTTATGTTCAAGGAATGCGGGAAGTATATATTGATGCTCAAAATCTTGAGAGCTTACGTTTAAATCTTGATCCAGATACATCTTTCAAGCTGAATTTATATAGTTGCACAAATTTGAGATGGTTGTGCTTATGGAGTTTGAGGAACATTGATATTGGAGACAAATGGTTTCTTGAACTATTTTCTAAATTTCCTTTCCTTGAGAGTTTGGAACTATACTATTGCTCTATGTTTCAGAGGATTAATATTTCGAGTGCTCAACTCAAGGTCTTGAAGTTATCATACTGCTCTAACATGGAGGAGCTTAACATTGATGCTCgaaatttattatcatttgcGTATGAGGGTGTGGGAGACAACAAACCTGGTATATCTTTTCAGAAAAGTTCTAATCAATTGGAAGTCAATAGTTTATTTACGGGTGTGGATTTTCCGGGCCTCTGTAACTTGAGGAAATTTGTCGAAAACATTAAACCCCAAAAGATTTGGGCATCAGTCTCCCTCTTTATCCGTTCGTCAGTTCTAGTAAGTATACACTTGCTATATTGGTTCATTCTACTTTACATATTtgcctattttatttatttgtttgtttgtctgAATTCTGTAGACTGAACCAGAGCAGGGTGCATTCCAAGTTTCATCTATTCCTCCAACTATTAAACGCTTGGAATTGCAGTTTTCTCCGGACTACGAAGCTTTCTATTTCCCTTTTATGAATTACTTGCTTTCAAGTTGCTGCCCGAACTCCATTTCATTTAGTTTTCGCTCTTATGTTCATGATAAAGCATTCATTCAGGTATGTCATTATCCTCAAATTTTTTCTGAGTCTTGCATTGAGTCTTGCATTTACCACGACAACAGTACTTCCATCCCAGCGGTGACTGCATTTGTGTTTATATACTTTATCATCGATATGTTCTTTCTAACTCCGTTTGTTATTTTGCAAAAAACAACAGTTTTTGTATGAGACACTGATGGGAAGAAAGGAAGGGAAGTGCCACTGCAGTTCAAGTAATACAAAATGTTGGTGGCATGCCTTGAAGATTGTCAAGGTTATTTGTACCTTCAAGATTGATGAGAACGCCGACTTTAAGACCATGTTAGATGCATTGCCAACATGTTGTGCTGATGAAAATATTGGTTTTATCTTAGAATTGTAATCTTTCTAGTATCAACTCATAGATAGTCCTTATTTGGTTTAGAACATTGGCGTTGCTGCTGTATTAGGATAATTAGTATGTATGTACTTAAGCAGGTGCTTACACGTATATATCAAATGTTCTACAACATTTTCTCTATATATCAAATGTTCTACAACATTTTCTCTCTTTATAAGGTAACGATACATGTGAATGTTCATGTTTagaattttctctttttgcgaaaaaaatataaagttaaaAACTAATCCTGTAGAAACAAATGTAAAAGTGTGTTTGAAATGTCatcttattattaaaatatactagATTAATATATACAAAATCAAAACAAACTAATTATTATTTGCTAAGCTATTTATTAGTTTCTTCTCACTCTCTAAACGGTGTAAACTACTGCCTCACTAAGTACTCTATTTATTTTGCTATGAATATTAAAATCTGAATCTCTCAAATCCTTTGTCATTCTTCTCCAAAATGGTTTGACATAAATTTAGTAttacatgaaaacataaaataaaagcatgacGTAAATGATACTGATTACTGAGGCCAATGACGTAAATGATACTGATTACTGAGGCCAACTTAACTCCGTGATAATTTTGAAGTAATTGATAATTAAGAGATTAAAATGAgcgttaaaaacttaaaatatttatgtattgAGGTGATATAAGTTGGCCcgaccttttagttgtatattgtTATTGCTCACATTTCAATTATCCATTTATAACTTTTATGATTTGTTAATGCTATACTTGAAATCATAAATCATAAtcctaaattataatttataaacactaaattctaaattataaattataaatcataatatctaaattctaaaacataaatcatatattttaagTGTTTAATTTTCATGTAGTGACTATCATGTAATTAACCGTTCTCTTAAATGattattaatgtaaaaaatagttatttttactaatataatCATTAtgtgattaaaataattttacagtgacagtacaccaaaattaaatttatatcttaaaccataaatcataaactataaattcaaactttattttgttttgtttcactttcaaatgttttttaatttttacttaagTTTTGGatgcttctattatttttagttttgaatttttactaatatttatatatatatattcactgtttttaaaaattcaatttaaaattagggcaatttacataaataaattgatTGCTCTTTAAATTTATGCAATTGCATTCTTTCATACATGAAGACGCAAATACATTGTTTTGTATATCTATAGAAATCGCTACTGGCAATAACGATTTACGAAAACACATAATTCGGCGGATTACATACAAATGGAGGAACACAGAAACCGCTAGAGGCTGTCGCGATTTCTTTATTTATGCTTGGCAATAAACCGCTACTGGCAGTAACAGTTTACGTGAGAAAGTGTGCATAAACCGCTGGAGGAAATAACGGTTTACGTTGAACAAGATATTTATCTGTACCATTTCGGTGTCAACTTATATGTTATGATTTTTTCATATCTTGTCTTCATATACATGGGCATGTAAAGTAATCTTAGCAagatcaaattttgataataatcttatatggtgttttatttgtattttttgctTGTCAACTAGAGTTTTGGCTTTATTTTGTTTGGTCAGAGAATGCATGGCtttgattttagaaaatttcttatatatttagatgttattttattaggtcaacttattttattttgttgagctttttaaattttattgtgtGTTTGTGATTGAATAacttaactaaaaattaaaacaaatatatagacatttttgtcaaaaatactatCCACAGTTTCTTTTCACAAAATGTTCACTGAATTTGCTTTTAACAAAATAGctcacattaataaaaataattttttttttaatttacttacAACTTTTACTTTGAATTATCTACTAAATAAATTATCTaccaatttaataaattttatatgagcaatattataaaattagtacCATTCTTTTCAACAATTAACcaataatatttgaaaatattgattaaaAGTATAGTGTTAGACTGCTAAACTAAAAAGGTTGAATTGTTAACTAAAAATATTGACCAATATAACTTAAAATTACTAGTCCTTaaacttttttcattttatatttataaaaaagttaaattgtCTTTATATAGTTTCTTGATATTTGTAACTAGATGTTTACACTTAAAAAGTTTTCAATTAaatctgtgtattaatttttactttattattaaatcttattaataataaatgttacaaaattatttttatctatctTAAAATATTAACTATTAATAAATATGTCTTGGTATATTTTATTaagtcaaatatttttaaaacaataaaaatataattacaaatttaaaacaaggttagagactcaattaaaaatataatataagtaTGTATGCTTATATTTACAGTTTTTTAAACTAGGCAACAATTTTCCTCaggagaaaaaataattttactagaAACTTGTATTCCTTTTACAGCAAAAATAATATGTAGTTCATAAAAGAATATAGTTttacataaatttaatattacatgaagtataaattataattttaatatctgAAAATATATAAGGTTTGAATTCCGTAAATTGGTTTATTCGGTGGACCTTTGATTGTGTTTTGTTATGACTCACATTTGATTTAtagatttatattttgaatggaTGATTTGTTCTAACTCAGaagtttaaatatatattttaagagaAAATATTCAGTTTAGTCGTTGAAGTtattctcaaattttaaaaaagtctttaaaattttaattgcttcaagttaatttctaaattttttaattgactctgtgacaaaaattattatagagactaatataattaaaatttaaaaaatttagagattaaattgaagcaattaaaattttaaaaattgaattgaagCTCGAGCATAATTTTAGGAACCAAATTCaatattttctttatattttaactTTGGATTGAAGCAGCTTTTCTCCCAacctatatataatattattacaaaTTTGTTCTAATACTTAcaaatattgtaatttttttgttttaatgtttatatatatttaaaaaaatcttaatttcaATCTAATTGTTTAAAAGAAAGTTGAAAGAATTTCGGTGCTGATGCACTTGAACCATGATTTAGTGTTGAGCTAGATGATCTTcgaacattcattcaaaaaaaaaatttttttttgaaagagagAAGCTCAACACAACAAGTGGAGCGAAACAACATAAGAATCAGTGAATATCATAAAGCAATCTAGGTAACACTTCTAAAAACGAATGCTTATCCCTTTGTCATCTccggcattgccatcaacaacaaaaaggaTCTACACCTAACCACTCCTTATAGTTCATGAAAGACATATGAATGATCTCGTCAACCCCTTTTCCTTTATTCTGAAAAATTCTTCGGTTCCTTTCTAGCCAGATGTTCCATGTAATCGCACAAAATCCCATCAACCACCTCTTGCGCTCCACCTTGCTAGCTGATATCTCAGTCCAACTTATGAAATGTTCTTTTAACGTCCCCGGGCAAGACCATAGCCTCCCAACAAATGATAACCAAGCACACCAAACCTGCCAAGAGAAATCACAACCAAGGAACAAGTGGTGACTATATTCAATGTTCTTGTTACAAAACACACATACAACATCTTCGTGGTGAATAACTCCCAACCGACTCAGTCTCTCCTTCGTATTGACCCTACCAGTCAACACAAACCAGACAAACAGTTCAACTCTTGGTGGAACTAAACCTTTCCAGATTGTCTTTGTAAAGTTGTCGCTTGTTATGTCCTCCGGAATGATGTCCTCCTGTAGTACCTGCAAAAAAGAGTTAGTAGAAAAGACCCCTTGTTTATCAAATTTCCATACAACTCTATCCTCACTGCCATAATCCAATTTGACCAGCCTTAATACATCATGCAACTGGTTCACTAGATTCAACTCCCATTGGAATAGCTCTCGCctccattggaagttccatATCCACTC encodes the following:
- the LOC107464132 gene encoding uncharacterized protein LOC107464132 — protein: MAHHVDLWMKMAIESCGQVLHLQLGLPGYYVGRYSPDRLYELPLSVIESKSLTKLVLMGGIRVDQEFLTHSIKLYSVRIIKLCNLLFAHEGIIERLISHCPLIEDLTVVDCAVYNPPISGIPQVFAFSLVESLFLHGLHKLKKAYVQGMREVYIDAQNLESLRLNLDPDTSFKLNLYSCTNLRWLCLWSLRNIDIGDKWFLELFSKFPFLESLELYYCSMFQRINISSAQLKVLKLSYCSNMEELNIDARNLLSFAYEGVGDNKPGISFQKSSNQLEVNSLFTGVDFPGLCNLRKFVENIKPQKIWASVSLFIRSSVLTEPEQGAFQVSSIPPTIKRLELQFSPDYEAFYFPFMNYLLSSCCPNSISFSFRSYVHDKAFIQFLYETLMGRKEGKCHCSSSNTKCWWHALKIVKVICTFKIDENADFKTMLDALPTCCADENIGFILEL